CTCGATCGCAAATTGTAGCGGTTGGAACGCTCCGCCTCTGCCCCTAACTTTCCCCTCAAAATCAGAACTGCCCTCCCCTCTGGTTTCATCGCCTTGAGCGCGTTGAGGGCGATCGCGTGGTCGATTTGCGTCGTGCTGTAGCGCCCTAAGTTAAATAACTTGACTCGTCCGCGCTCGTCCATCACCGAGTTAAAAGGAGGATTGGCAATGACGATATCGTGCTGTTGGGCGGGAAGGTAAGTCACGGCATCTTCTTGAGTCACCGTATATCCCTGTTGCCGCAGGTCAGCCGCTCGTTCGCGGTTGAGTTCGTTGACCGAAGCAAGAGTCGGATTGGCTGCGGGCAAAAGCGCGCCGTTGCCAGCTGTCGGTTCGTAGACAGTCTTTTCTGAAGTCATTTGGGCTAGCATTGCCGCCAAATACGCGATCGGAACGGGAGTGCTGTATGCTTGTTGAGCGATACTGGTACTAGAGCGCGTACCGAGCGTTGGCTGACGTTGGTATAAGTCTACCAGTCGAGCGTATGCTTGACGAGGATCTAGCTGGGCAGTAGCAATAATTTTGGCAGCTCGGACTAACCCTCTCTCCACTGACTCATCGACTAACTTGGCGAGCGCCGTTCCAGGTAAAACTGAAGTATCTAATATCTTTGATGCTCGTTCGCGGGCTGAGACAATTGTGGCAAAACTTCCGCCTTGGATGAAGCGATCGGCGAAAGCCGAAACTAGTTCGTATTCTCGATCCATATTGCTTAAAAGTTCGGTTGAAGGTCAAGCAGAGGATGATGCTGGATATTTGTCTCCCAATCGCAGATCAAATTTTCCTCTCTTCATGCCTTATAAACAGATGCTCGCCAACCAATTTACCGCTGGACTGACTTGCTTTTGTACTTTAGTAATTGCAATATAATCTATCATGCAAAAATGTCGGAATTTCACTCTCAAATATTAAGTAAAGTAAAGCACGTTGCGAACGATTGATTGTCAAGAAGCTATTGAAGCAATAGACGAGCTAATGCTTCTCAAAGCAGGTAGACGCTTGAGCCAGGATGAACAGCTCGTTATAGAAGCGGCTTGGGAAGACAAACACTACAAGGAGATAGCCCAAACTCACTCCTCCACAATCGATCGGTTACAGCGCGATGTCGGGCAAAAGTTGTGGATTTTGCTGACAGGAATTTTAGGGAATGGGGAAAAAATTACCAAGAAACGGCTGCGGAGCATCTTAGAACGAAGAATGGTAGCAGGCTTCCTTTTGTCATCCGCTCCCAGTCAGTCCAATCCTGTTAATACCTCTGCTATACCCGTGATTGGGGGACAGCCTCCTAACGTGCAGACTTTTTTTGGACGCGAGGTAGAACTGAATCAACTGAGGGAAGCGATCGCCAATTGCCGCTGCTTAGTTATCTATGGAGCGCCAGGAATTGGTAAAAGTGCTATGTCCGCAAAATTAATCGAAGAAATCAGTACAAAGCGTCAGCCCCAGTTCGATTGTTTAATTTGGCAATCAGTTCACTATGGTCCGACACTTAAAGGCTTACTCGTCAATCTGCTTGACGATCTAGCTCTACCAGCAATCCCAGAGCAACATCTACCTCAAAACACGCAAGAGCTAGCTACTCTCTTAATAGAAACACTCTCCATGCGTCGTTGTCTAATAGTACTAGATAGTGCCGAAGCCTGGTTGCGAAAAGATAGAAATAGTAGCTTCAATCTCTATGGCGAGCAATACTCGGAATCTGGCGTTTTCTTCCGTCGAATTATAGAAGCAAAGCACTCTAGCTGCATTATTTTAATCTGTAGAGAGCCTTTCAAAGACTTAATGAAATTACAACGTTCGGGACGACCAAGTGATTCGTTCAAGCTGGAAGGATTGAATGTGAAAGCAGCTGGAGAAATTTTGCGAACTAGAAGATTAACTGACGAGCAGAAATGGTCAGAATTGCTCGAACCCTACTTAGGCAATCCCGCAGCAATCGAATTAGTTGCCAGTCGTATTGAAAATTTCTTTAGCGGCAGTGTAGCTGAATTCCTTCACTATAAAACTCTTTTGACATCTGAAATATTTAGGCAAACTTTAGCTCATCAATACCAGCCTGAAAGATTGAGCATTTTGGAACAGCAAATCTTAAGCCATTTAGCCCAAAGAGCAGACGATACAAATGATTTTGTTAGCTTTATACAGATGGTTGAAGAATTACACGTTCGACTGCCAAGCAGTTTATCTGTCTCAGAACTCATGAGTTCTATAGAAAATCTCAACAGTTTTTCTTTAATTATAAGAAATAAAAGCTGGAAAAACAAAAGAGCTTTTCTTAAAACTTCCACCTCTATTAAAAAAATATATTCTTCAAGAGAAGCAAGTAAAATTATTACGTACAGCCCACGCTTTTTCGACATCAAATATGCGTATTATTGCCCGCAATACCCTCCGTTGCTTCTGGGAGGAACATCCAGATGCAGAAGAACCTCTTAAACTTGGTATGCGGAAGTTTCTCAAGCAATCTGGTCGAGTCCAGCAGATATAAAAGCACTGTATCGCAATGTTAGTATTGTGGCAAATAACCGAGCGATCTTTAACATCAAAGGTAATTCCTATCGTTTGATTGTAGCAGTACGGTATGACATTAAAATCGTATTTATTCGTTTTATCGGCACTCACGCCCAATACGACAAAGTTGACGCGAAAACTATTTAGCTAAGCTAAAACATGGAAATTCATCCGATTAAAAACGAGCGAGATTACCAAGCTGCACTGAGAGAAATTGAGTTGCTGTTTGACGCACAACCCAATACTCCCGAATTAGAGCGATTGGATATTCTCAGTACGTTAGTTGAAGCCTACGAAAAAACTCATTATCCTATTTCCAGCCCCGATCCAATTGAGGCGATCGCGTACTACATGGAATCACGCGGACTTTCTAGCAAAGATTTAGAACAATGTCTTGGAAGCTATGAGGGAGTATTAGAAGTTTTAGCGCGGAAACAACCCCTGACCCTAGAAATGATTCGTTGCTTGAATCAAGAGTTAGGCATTCCCGCAGAAATTCTGATTCAGCCGTATACCTTAGCCGAAACTTCTGCATAAACTACTCCGACCTCAGCGTAGCGGGTCGGAGTAGTTTATGCAGCCCTAGATCGTTGCCAATTGAAAATTTGTGCGCCAATGGCGCACAAAAAAGAGCGGATACAAATAACAATGAATTTTCTCAAGCAGCGAACGTCAGTACAGACCGCGCTTCTTAACTAGAAACAGCCCAACAAATTATGGCGCTTGCAGCAAACTGTCGAGTTAGCAAGTCGAGTGGCAAGGCTACCCAGTGGTCGTGTTTCTCCAATCATTTTCATATTTTTCTTTTTCAAGGGAGTTTCCCTGCTATGTTAATTGATAGCCCTTTACTCCTTTAGTACAGTTCGTACTTAAGTAAAGTACAAGCGATCGCACCATTATAAACCCGAAAGCGAGCAGAGGTTCTCAGCCCCACTTGTTTAGCCAACTCTTTGTTTCCTGTCAAAATAAAGGCAGTCCAACCTTTAAAGCGTTGTTTGAAGATATCACCTAGCATTTTGTAGAGCGCGCCTAGTTCTCTTGCAACTCCTAAACGCTCTCCATAAGGTGGGTTACAAACGATTGTCCCACATCCTGCTGGAGCTTCCAACTGAGCTAACTCAGTTTGGCTAAACTGGAGCTGATGTTCCAAGCCACATCGTTCGCTATTACTGCGTGCCTGGGTCAATACCTCTGCGTCGCGATCGCTCCCCCAAATCGGTGCTTTTAGTTGCTGCAATCGCTCCTTTTTGGCTTGCGTCAGCAGTTGTTGCCATAGCTCTTGGTCGAAATCAGGAAAGCTTTCAAAGCCAAATTTTTGTCGCCACAAACCAGGCGCAATGTTTAAGGCTTTTAATCCAGCTTCTATCGGCAGGGTTCCCGATCCACATAAAGGATCTAGAAACGGAAGACTGGTATTCCAATCTGCAATTTCCAGCAGGGCTGCGGCTAAAGTTTCTTTCAGCGGGGCTGCTCCCATTGCTGGGTGATAACCTCGTCGATGCAGACTCGTCCCCGAACTATCCAGGCTTAAAATACAACGCTGTTGCTGGATGTGAACGTTGACCAGAAGATCCGGATTTTGGGGGGCGATCGTGGATCTTTGACCGAATTTACGCCGCTGTTGGTCTACAATAGCGTTTTTCACCTGTAGTGCAGTAAAGTGGGTATGGTTCAGTTTTTGATTGCCACCCGTACAGCTGACTGCTAGGGTGTTATGGCTTTGCAGGTATTTATCCCAGGAAATTTTTTGCACCTCACGGTAGAGGATGTCTGCATTAGGGCAGTAAAATTCGCGGAGCGGTACTAGCACCCGAAAAATTGTCCTTGCCCAGAGATTGACTCGGTATAGCGTTGCTTTATCCCCAACAAAATGTACCCCAGCGAAGTCGGGGCGGACTTGGCTCGCCCCTAAACGTTCTATCTCCTGGGCTGCAATCGATTCTAGACTACGAGCCACTGTTGCAAAATAATGGTTCATCAACGCTGCTATCTCAACTCGATCCATTCGAGTAACGTAACAAATCCCCTTTGAGGCTACCTCCGTCCTTAGCTTCAATGCTGCAAGTCGCAACGCTCGGCTTCCACTCAGCTCAGAGAACGATCGCGTTGCTCTGGTTGTAGATCGTCTGCGCCTTCTGACGATGATCTAAGTAGAGGTGGATGGAAAATTAGTCCCAAGGTTTAACCCTATTATGTCACTCGGAAGGCAAAAATCGAAGCTCACTCCCTGTAACCGCGATCGGCTCAAGGTTAGAAGCTTTATTTTCGCGCCAGCAACCCAACTTTCTAACCAAAAAGTTAAATAGTATTGCACTAAAAGCCTTTCAGGAATTAGCTCCCAAAGTGACAAAACAGGGGTATGAACTAAATAAATTGGAAGTAGTCTGCGCTCAAGTCCAAAGTTTCAGGACTAATACCGGGGAGTGCAGCGATCTGCTCCGGCAGTGCGCCTGAGATGCTGGCATATATCCCTGTTCCAGAGGGCAGTCCTTCGGGTAGATTGCCGAGAGTGTACTGCACCTCAACAGTAGGAGTCACTAGAGTTGATGCAGTCCGACTTAGTATTACAGTTGTAGATAAGCTAAACAAGATTGATAAGTAAATACACTTTAGCAATGCTCGATACATCCAACGTGTTTTTAACAGGTGTTGCATTAGAAGCGCTCGCCCAATGGAGCAGTACATTGAAGGCGTTTCAGCAAAAACTGGAAAAACACTTTGCTCGTTCTGAAGCACGCAAAGCAGCAAATGACTAGATCCAGGCACTACTAAGCCCAGTTGAGCGGAAGAATGGATGGCAGATGGCAGAACAAGTAGGCTATGTCAATCCCTATCGCTTCCAGCATCTACTAGGGCGAGCGCAGTGGAGCGCGGATGCAGTATGTGCAGAAGTTAGGCAGTATGCGATGGAGCATTTGAAGAGTGAAACAGATATTTTGGCAATTGATGAAACAGGCTTTCTCAAACAAGGAGAGCAATCAGTAGGGGTGCAGGTGCAGTATTACGGTACGACTGGACATTTGGAGAACTGCCAAGTGGGTGTGTTCATGTCCTATATCAGTGATAAAGGGCATACGTTAATAGATCGCCGCCTGTATCTACCGCGCTCGTGGAGCGAAGATCAAAACAAACGTAAGAAGGGAGCAATTCCAGAAGCAATTAAATTTGCAACTTCGCCTCAATTAGCGCAACAGATGTTGGAATCAGCCTTTAAAGACGGAATACGCCCCACCTGGTTTGTGGCTTTGGAGGTTTATGGCAACGACGGTTCCCAAGCGGTGGTGGCTGGAGAAGACTGCCAAACAACCGTATATACTCACAGTCAGCAAGAAGCAGCCTGTAGTTATTGGATGGCAACGCTATCAAGCCTCCGACCTAGTTCCGCAGAAGGATAGCCAGCAGTGGCAACGCCTCAGTTGTGGAACCGGTAGCAAAGGAGAACGACACTATGATTGGGCGAGTGTTGCCGTTAACTGCGATCGATCGGATGGTTTCCAGCGCTGGATATTGTTCCGCCGCTGTTTAGAACATCCTGAAGACCCTCGCATCAGCTATTACCAAGTGTTTGCCAAGAGCGATACTACTCTAGAAACGATGGCTCAGATAGCTGGGCAAAGGTGGCGAATTGAGGAGTGCTTTAAATTCGCTAAAGACTCTCTCGGTTTAGGAGAATACGAAGTTCGTTCCTGGCACGGTTGGCATCGACATATCACTCTTGTCCTGACGGCTCAAACATTTCTCACCGTATTACGACACCAAACTGAGCCTGCCATTTACTCCTCTACCCCCCCTTTAACGATCGCACCCACTGGCAGTCTGGCTGCGTTCAAAGCGGCACGAGGTTTATTGTCCGACTGAGTATTTGGGAGATGAAGCGATGGATCTCTAGACTCTTATTTCCTACAGTTTGGTGTCTCGAACATGTTTTACACTGGTCTTATTGGCGACGCCACCCCAGAACGCTACTGCGCGTTACTGGCATTATCAAAAACGAGCTAGTCCCTCATCTACTTAAATAGAACTGTAGTACTAGTATGCTTACCGACACGACCACATAGAATCAAGTAGCGAATTACTGGGCGAAACTTAAAGCTATCCAACAGTCTCCGGCAACGACTTCTTCAGGTAAGCAATGATGAAGTGTTTTTTTCGACGAACGACCACATTTCATCTGCGCTCATCGCATCCGGATCAACAGCTTGTACTTGGGCATGATGAAATGCGTTGTGCTTTTTGACGCTTAGGCTCGTATCAAGCTGACTCCCGTGTTGTAGGATAGTCCACTAATTCGACTAATACCGCGCTTTTCTTGTGCCCTCACAATGCGACTGCAAAACAATCCGTACTTCCTCGTCTGTGACTTGCCGCCCTTGATAAATTGTGTCCAAGGTATCGGTAAACGATTGAAGAGCACTTTGGGCAACAGTAGCGTTGGCTACCCTTACTCGTTAAACCCTTGTTTATGGGTCTTATTGTGGCTACATAGTGGACAAGGCATGGCTTCGTGGAACCGGAGTAGTTTTCTTTACCTAAAACATAATATCAGTCCCACGCTTTGCTGACGCACAACCCCATTCTTCACCCTCAACCTGCTGGTATTTACAGTTACATTGCCTGCTCGACCTGTAGAAAAAGTTGCAGCACTAATGGCGCTGGGGAGGGATAAGTTCGGTGCAGTGCCCTCAACTTGGACGAGATCGGCGGCATTGATGCTGATGTCCCCTGAATCCCCTGCTACTACACCCGATGTTGTTGGTGTTGCATTTGCACTCAAGATAACTCCACCATTGCCGATCTCTAACTGCGAGCGTGGAAATCGTGATGTTACCAGACTGCCCGCTACCTAGTGCGAAGGAACCAACAATGGTTCCTCCCCCTACCTGATTCGGCAGCAGACCGATGACTCGCAAAGCTTTTGGCACGGACAAAGTAATGTCAGCTGCCTTGGCAGCACCATAGGTTGAGCTAAAAATTTGCCCACTGGATTGCAGCGCCAGCTGGGGAGTTGAAACTATAACCTGCCAGCCATCTGCCCACCCTAAAGTTTCGCTCCAAATACCGCTATAGACTCTTCCAGATGGATTGATATCTGCAATTTCCAGCGATTCGGTAGCGTTGACTTTCAAAGTTCCTGTTGGCAGTACTCCTTGATTTTGAATCAAAACCAGAGAGCTATCACCTAGCTGCAATTTTCTACCTTAGTATTTGAATAGAACTACCGCCAACTCCACTCGCATCTAGTAGCGATCGCCCACCCAGTTGAATATCCTTGAAAGTTGACACTCCTTCATATCCCAAAGACCAACCAGAATTTGTTCGCTCGATCTTGACTAACCCGTTATCCACGCTGCCTAAATCAATCCCTCCTGCTTGAGCGGTTAAAACGCCACCTTCTAGACTGACATCTCCCCCTACAATTGCCAGCGTTTGTTGTGGCTGAACTTGTAACCCGACATCAGAGCTATTACCTCTAAGGATCGGTTGGTAGTCCGCAGCAATGATATCGTGACCCTTGCCCAATACGCGAATTGCACCCGAATTACCACCAAATTGCAAACCTATTGGTACGCTGGTCAGCAGTGGCGTGGTTTGGGTCGCCGATGGCACTAAACTGAGTGCCTTCGGCGAATTTGAGACTATTAGCTGTACTGGCAAGAAATGAACCACCAATGTTTAAACGAGCGTTGCCACCAAAAATAATTCCATTCGGATTGAGCAGAAATAAGTTAGCCGCTCCGTTAGCTGCGATCGCGCCATCAATTTTTGAGACAAATTTTCCCGTAACTCGACTAATAATGTTCTCAATCGCAGCAGAATTGTTGAAATAGGCAGTAGTACCAGTTGGGATGGAAAAGGAATCGAAGCTGTGAAATAAATTAGTTCCTTTGGTAGTGCCAGCGTCGATCGAAATGGTATCACCCCGCTCTCTAACTAAAGAATTAGTAGGTAGCGTAGAATCTGGAACGATCTGCGCTTTGGCAGGTGGAGTAGATAGTAGAGAACACAGCATTCCTACTTGGATTGAAATTGCCAAAAATCTCGCGCAGATCTTCGCGATTGTACCAGGGCGATCGCTCGAATAGAATTCAAGTAATGACGGTTGCTGCCGAGCAACATGGCTCAAAAGCTTGATTCGGGCTAAATTGCCTAACTTATTACCAGTTAGGTTCATACAACTACAAATCCTCAATCTTTTCAATTTAGCTAGCCGCGAGTTTACGTGTTTTAATTAGGGCGATTTGCTACCATTTCCAGGCTCAGTGGGGGAGTCAAAGTTACGCCACGCCCGACAGGACGAACTGGACGGTCATCGACTAGGGATAAGTGCCAGTGCGAGAGAATCGTCGCTAGCACCAATTCGATCTCCATTTGGGCAAATGCCATCCCAATGCATCGACGATTACCACCACCAAAGGGATAATACTCGTATGGTGAAAACTGTCGCACCAGAAAGCGTTCTGGCTGGAATTGCTTGGGGAGTGGGTAAAGATCTTCTCGTTGATGAGTCAAGTAAGTACAAGGACTCAGGACTGTTCCTGGCTCAAACTGGTAGCCCATAATACTCAGCGGCACTTTCACAACGCGATCGAAGGTAAACCCAGTGATGGAATAAATACGTAGAGTTTCCGAGCAAACTGCACCAAGATACGACAATCGAGCGATTTCGCTGGGTGCTGGGTGAGAACCAAGACTACATAACTCCTTATCCAGCTTTTCTCGGATCTGGGGCAGTTTCGCTACCCAGTACAATGCCCACAAAACTGCTGTAGTCGTTGTCTCGTAGCCTGCCATTATTAGAGTAATTAACTCATCCCGAATCTCTTCATCTGTGAGGGCTGCACCAGCTTCATCGCGAGCAGAGAGCAGTAGACTTAAGATGTCTGGTGTCGAGCAGGCAGTTTCTTGTCGGCGTTGGCGAATTTGGGCATAGACGAGTCGATCGAGTTGCTGCTTTTTCTGGGGAAACGAAAAACGTTGCCACCAAAAGGGAGAGATAAAAGAATCAACTAACTCGCTCAAGCATTGATTTAGTGACTCAACACTAGACTCCTGTTGGGAGCCAAAAATAATTTGCAAGATAATTCGCAGGGTAATGGCTTGCACTTGAGGGCGAATCGCGAAAGGTCGATCTACTGCCCACTGTTGAATCTCCTGCTGGGTGATGCCACAAATAATTTGACCGTATTTGGACAAGTGTTCTCCGTGAAAAGGAGGCAGTAGCAGCTTGCGCTGTTGCTGATGTTGAATACCATCAAGTAAAAGCAGTGAGTTATT
This window of the Chroococcidiopsis thermalis PCC 7203 genome carries:
- a CDS encoding cytochrome P450 — its product is MSLPHGPRVIPFLHNLKWRGRFLEFLEYCVGRYGDIFTFRVIGSRPFVVVSHPQAIEEIFTAPAGYFDSGKANQAFRALLGNNSLLLLDGIQHQQQRKLLLPPFHGEHLSKYGQIICGITQQEIQQWAVDRPFAIRPQVQAITLRIILQIIFGSQQESSVESLNQCLSELVDSFISPFWWQRFSFPQKKQQLDRLVYAQIRQRRQETACSTPDILSLLLSARDEAGAALTDEEIRDELITLIMAGYETTTTAVLWALYWVAKLPQIREKLDKELCSLGSHPAPSEIARLSYLGAVCSETLRIYSITGFTFDRVVKVPLSIMGYQFEPGTVLSPCTYLTHQREDLYPLPKQFQPERFLVRQFSPYEYYPFGGGNRRCIGMAFAQMEIELVLATILSHWHLSLVDDRPVRPVGRGVTLTPPLSLEMVANRPN
- a CDS encoding helix-turn-helix domain-containing protein, which encodes MEIHPIKNERDYQAALREIELLFDAQPNTPELERLDILSTLVEAYEKTHYPISSPDPIEAIAYYMESRGLSSKDLEQCLGSYEGVLEVLARKQPLTLEMIRCLNQELGIPAEILIQPYTLAETSA
- a CDS encoding filamentous hemagglutinin N-terminal domain-containing protein, which produces MNLTGNKLGNLARIKLLSHVARQQPSLLEFYSSDRPGTIAKICARFLAISIQVGMLCSLLSTPPAKAQIVPDSTLPTNSLVRERGDTISIDAGTTKGTNLFHSFDSFSIPTGTTAYFNNSAAIENIISRVTGKFVSKIDGAIAANGAANLFLLNPNGIIFGGNARLNIGGSFLASTANSLKFAEGTQFSAIGDPNHATADQRTNRFAIWW
- a CDS encoding helicase encodes the protein MDREYELVSAFADRFIQGGSFATIVSARERASKILDTSVLPGTALAKLVDESVERGLVRAAKIIATAQLDPRQAYARLVDLYQRQPTLGTRSSTSIAQQAYSTPVPIAYLAAMLAQMTSEKTVYEPTAGNGALLPAANPTLASVNELNRERAADLRQQGYTVTQEDAVTYLPAQQHDIVIANPPFNSVMDERGRVKLFNLGRYSTTQIDHAIALNALKAMKPEGRAVLILRGKLGAEAERSNRYNLRSSRAFYFTLYQEYNVIHHFSIWGDLYHRQGDGFPIDLIAIAGKGKSSLPLPAAEGVTTRLQSRLNQYHSP
- a CDS encoding THUMP domain-containing class I SAM-dependent RNA methyltransferase, which produces MNHYFATVARSLESIAAQEIERLGASQVRPDFAGVHFVGDKATLYRVNLWARTIFRVLVPLREFYCPNADILYREVQKISWDKYLQSHNTLAVSCTGGNQKLNHTHFTALQVKNAIVDQQRRKFGQRSTIAPQNPDLLVNVHIQQQRCILSLDSSGTSLHRRGYHPAMGAAPLKETLAAALLEIADWNTSLPFLDPLCGSGTLPIEAGLKALNIAPGLWRQKFGFESFPDFDQELWQQLLTQAKKERLQQLKAPIWGSDRDAEVLTQARSNSERCGLEHQLQFSQTELAQLEAPAGCGTIVCNPPYGERLGVARELGALYKMLGDIFKQRFKGWTAFILTGNKELAKQVGLRTSARFRVYNGAIACTLLKYELY
- a CDS encoding ATP-binding protein; this encodes MRTIDCQEAIEAIDELMLLKAGRRLSQDEQLVIEAAWEDKHYKEIAQTHSSTIDRLQRDVGQKLWILLTGILGNGEKITKKRLRSILERRMVAGFLLSSAPSQSNPVNTSAIPVIGGQPPNVQTFFGREVELNQLREAIANCRCLVIYGAPGIGKSAMSAKLIEEISTKRQPQFDCLIWQSVHYGPTLKGLLVNLLDDLALPAIPEQHLPQNTQELATLLIETLSMRRCLIVLDSAEAWLRKDRNSSFNLYGEQYSESGVFFRRIIEAKHSSCIILICREPFKDLMKLQRSGRPSDSFKLEGLNVKAAGEILRTRRLTDEQKWSELLEPYLGNPAAIELVASRIENFFSGSVAEFLHYKTLLTSEIFRQTLAHQYQPERLSILEQQILSHLAQRADDTNDFVSFIQMVEELHVRLPSSLSVSELMSSIENLNSFSLIIRNKSWKNKRAFLKTSTSIKKIYSSREASKIITYSPRFFDIKYAYYCPQYPPLLLGGTSRCRRTS
- a CDS encoding type II toxin-antitoxin system HigB family toxin, producing the protein MANNRAIFNIKGNSYRLIVAVRYDIKIVFIRFIGTHAQYDKVDAKTI
- a CDS encoding transposase, whose translation is MFAKSDTTLETMAQIAGQRWRIEECFKFAKDSLGLGEYEVRSWHGWHRHITLVLTAQTFLTVLRHQTEPAIYSSTPPLTIAPTGSLAAFKAARGLLSD
- a CDS encoding IS701 family transposase: MAEQVGYVNPYRFQHLLGRAQWSADAVCAEVRQYAMEHLKSETDILAIDETGFLKQGEQSVGVQVQYYGTTGHLENCQVGVFMSYISDKGHTLIDRRLYLPRSWSEDQNKRKKGAIPEAIKFATSPQLAQQMLESAFKDGIRPTWFVALEVYGNDGSQAVVAGEDCQTTVYTHSQQEAACSYWMATLSSLRPSSAEG